Proteins from a single region of Thunnus albacares chromosome 16, fThuAlb1.1, whole genome shotgun sequence:
- the trmt6 gene encoding tRNA (adenine(58)-N(1))-methyltransferase non-catalytic subunit TRM6 — MADNGDEESQYRIKEGDYVVLKRGDIFKAVQIQTRKKVIFEKQWFFLDNAVGQLYSTTFEIVSGGNLQPQTPKNTESSSDAKEAGTDNRNIVDDGKSQKLTRDDIETLKEQGLKGQEIIQQLIDNSSTFKDKTEYAQDKYIKKKKKKYENIVTILKPSCRILAMMYHGREPGKICHLRYDTLSQMLTLANIHAGSKVLVFETCAGLVLGSVMERMGGYGSVIQMYPGGGPVRAGVESFGFPAHFHNMLHDFPICHVNALLAGTLDTTAKDTSSADSKQSNLATEEGETQPESEQQGSPEEQSMETNTGTDDGQDQEKEEKERRKEAKAQEKKVKLEEKRKKLAAAAALLEGRNADGLVIASRFHPCPVLMGLLKFLSPSRPFVVYSQYKEPLIECYTKLREHGGTINLRLTDTWLRHYQVLPNRTHPVLLMSGGGGYLLSGTTVATDHSKPAGPRRTEEPAPKRLKLTDTVE; from the exons ATGGCGGATAACGGAGACGAAGAGTCCCAGTACAGAATTAAAGAGGGCGACTACGTTGTGTTGAAACGTGGAGATATCTTTAAAGCTGTGCAAATTCAAACGAGAAA GAAGGTGATTTTTGAGAAGCAGTGGTTCTTCCTGGACAATGCAGTGGGACAGCTGTACAGTACTACGTTTGAGATTGTGTCTGGAGGGAATCTGCAGCCTCAAACGCCCAAGAACACAGAGAGCTCCTCAG ATGCCAAGGAGGCAGGCacagacaacagaaacattGTAGATGATGGGAAATCACAGAAACTAACCAGGGATGACATCGAGACGCTCAAAGAGCAAGGTCTGAAGGGTCAG GAAATCATTCAGCAGCTAATAGATAACAGCTCGACATTCAAAGATAAGACTGAGTATGCCCAAGATaagtacatcaagaagaaaaagaagaa GTATGAAAATATCGTGACTATTCTAAAACCGTCCTGTCGCATCCTGGCTATGATGTACCATGGCCGAGAACCAGGGAAGATCTG CCACCTGCGGTATGACACGCTCTCCCAGATGCTGACTCTGGCTAACATCCACGCTGGCAGCAAAGTTTTGGTGTTTGAGACTTGCGCTGGCCTCGTGCTGGGATCTGTCATGGAGAGAATGGGAG GCTACGGCTCAGTAATCCAAATGTACCCAGGAGGTGGGCCAGTTCGGGCGGGTGTTGAGAGCTTTGGCTTCCCTGCGCATTTTCACAATATGCTGCACGACTTTCCCATCTGCCATGTCAACGCTCTGCTGGCAGGCACACTGGACACCACTGCCAAAGACACCAGTAGTGCTG ATTCAAAGCAGTCCAACTTGGCCACTGAGGAGGGAGAAACCCAGCCTGAGTCAGAGCAGCAGGGCAGTCCAGAGGAACAGAGCATGGAGACAAACACTGGCACCGACGATGGCCAGGAccaggaaaaagaggagaaggagagacgCAAAGAAGCCAAA gCTCAGGAAAAAAAGGTGAAGCTGGAAGAGAAGCGGAAGAAGCTGGCAGCGGCTGCTGCCCTGCTGGAGGGCAGAAATGCAGACGG GTTGGTCATAGCCAGTCGGTTTCACCCCTGTCCAGTCCTGATGGGCCTGCTGAAATTCCTCTCCCCCTCCAGGCCTTTTGTAGTGTACTCCCAATACAAAGAG CCTCTTATTGAGTGCTACACGAAACTCAGGGAACACGGCGGTACCATCAACCTCAGACTCACAGACACTTGGCTCAGACATTACCAG GTGTTGCCTAACAGGACGCATCCTGTGCTACTGATgagtgggggtgggggttaCCTCCTCTCAGGGACAACGGTTGCCACGGACCACTCCAAACCTGCAGGCCCCCGGAGAACCGAGGAACCAGCACCAAAGAGACTGAAACTGACAGACACTGTAGAATAA
- the chgb gene encoding secretogranin-1: MRLLFVIVAALLTENLALPVGKEGQREDVVTRCLVEVLSKALSKPDSQLDQECKDILQAGVKHAPLDKKSGEGKEEVVKGHAEEPEAKGADVKDIEALLKSVEAKRDEIPEDERSQESWSLGDEKEKRHGNEEEDEREKRNSWRPGRYHQKKHKRGEEEEDGERSQESWGLEKRSDEEGDERSKSNWRPGKHHHQTRHRRDEEPLGEEREEPEEERSQEYWDVDKRHGNEDEEERYKRIWKPTHRYHHKKKLHKRGDEASEEEEDDDRSQESWGLDDQRDKREWRTRRPHQRRHKRDEELSEEAREEPDEERSQESWGLDGERGKRDWRPGRFHQRRHKRDEELSEEAREEPDEERSQEYWDFDTGRDKRDWRPGRFHQRRHKRDEELSEEAREEPDEERSQEYWDFDTGRDKRDWRPGRFHQRRHKRDEELSEDEREEPDGDRSQEYWGFDKRHGTDEEEIEKRIWKPTHRYHHKKKFHKRGGGSSEEEEEQRNDSDDLEEDRDEALRYLAEKRNPWIYRGFYHPAWFKRDSEDHTATSNKMTELAKLLNYKINQLANQSHQEEPKRSTHQRALTPQEEKELENLVAMDMELQKIAAKLHDNNE, translated from the exons ATGAGGcttctttttgttattgttgcgGCTCTGTTGACAG AAAATCTAGCGCTTCCAGTGGGAAAGGAAGGGCAGAGAGAAGATGtg GTAACAAGATGTTTGGTTGAAGTCTTGTCCAAAGCTCTCTCTAAACCGGACTCACAGCTGGATCAGGAATGCAAAGACATTCTCCAAGCAG GGGTTAAACATGCCCCACTGGACAAGAAGAGCGGAGAGGGGAAAGAAGAAGTGGTCAAAGGTCACGCAGAGGAGCCTGAGGCAAAGGGCGCAGATGTGAAAGACATCGAGGCGCTTCTGAAATCTGTGGAGGCAAAGAGAGATGAAATCCCCGAAGACGAGCGCAGTCAGGAATCCTGGAGTCTGGGTgatgagaaggagaagagacaTGGGaacgaggaggaggatgagCGGGAGAAGAGGAACAGCTGGAGGCCTGGAAGATACCaccaaaagaaacacaaacgtggagaggaagaagaggacgGCGAGCGCAGTCAGGAGAGTTGGGGGTTAGAAAAGAGATCAGATGAAGAGGGTGATGAGAGATCAAAGAGTAACTGGAGACCTGGGAAACACCACCACCAAACAAGACACAGACGAGATGAGGAACCTTtaggagaagagagggaggagccAGAAGAAGAGCGCAGCCAAGAGTACTGGGATGTAGACAAAAGGCATGgaaatgaagatgaagaggagagataCAAGCGCATATGGAAACCCACCCATCGCTACCACCACAAGAAAAAGCTCCACAAACGTGGCGATGAAGCatctgaggaagaggaagacgaCGATCGAAGCCAGGAATCTTGGGGTCTTGATGATCAGAGAGACAAGAGGGAATGGAGGACTAGAAGGCCCCACCAGAGGAGACACAAACGTGACGAAGAGCTCTCAGAGGAAGCCAGGGAAGAACCCGATGAAGAGCGCAGCCAGGAATCTTGGGGTCTTGAtggggagagaggaaagagagactGGAGGCCTGGCAGGTTCCACCAGAGGAGACACAAACGTGATGAAGAGCTCTCAGAGGAAGCTAGGGAAGAGCCCGATGAAGAGCGCAGCCAGGAATACTGGGATTTTGACACCGGAAGAGACAAGCGGGACTGGAGGCCTGGCAGGTTCCACCAGAGGAGACACAAACGTGATGAAGAGCTCTCAGAGGAAGCCAGGGAAGAGCCCGATGAAGAGCGCAGCCAGGAGTACTGGGATTTTGACACCGGAAGAGACAAGCGGGACTGGAGGCCTGGCAGGTTCCACCAGAGGAGACACAAACGTGACGAAGAGCTCTCAGAGGACGAGAGAGAAGAGCCGGACGGGGATCGCAGCCAGGAGTACTGGGGTTTCGACAAAAGACACGGAACAGAcgaggaagaaatagaaaaacgTATATGGAAACCAACACACCGATACCACCATAAGAAGAAATTTCACAAGCGTGGCGGAGGATCatcagaagaagaggaagaacagaGGAATGATTCAGATGATTTGGAGGAAGACAGGGACGAAGCTCTGAG GTATCTTGCAGAGAAGCGCAATCCATGGATTTACAGAGGCTTCTACCATCCTGCCTGGTTTAAAAGGGATTCAGAAGACCACACTGCAACCTCAAACAAG ATGACCGAACTGGCCAAGTTGCTGAACTATAAAATAAACCAGCTGGCCAACCAGTCTCATCAAGAGGAGCCAAAGAGAAGCACACATCAGAGAGCACTTACCCCGCAGGAG GAAAAAGAGCTGGAAAACCTGGTGGCAATGGACATGGAGCTGCAGAAAATTGCTGCCAAGTTGCATGAcaacaatgaataa